In a genomic window of Venatoribacter cucullus:
- the rpmA gene encoding 50S ribosomal protein L27, which produces MAHKKAGGSTRNGRDSESKRLGVKLFGGQAAKSGNILVRQRGTRFHAGTNVMVGRDHTLFATADGVVKFEVKGPQGRKYVSIVQA; this is translated from the coding sequence ATGGCTCACAAGAAAGCTGGTGGTAGTACCCGTAACGGTCGTGATTCCGAAAGTAAACGCCTTGGCGTAAAACTGTTCGGCGGTCAGGCTGCTAAATCCGGTAACATCCTGGTTCGTCAGCGTGGCACCCGTTTCCACGCCGGTACTAACGTAATGGTTGGTCGTGACCACACTCTGTTTGCTACTGCCGATGGCGTAGTAAAGTTTGAAGTGAAAGGTCCGCAAGGCCGCAAGTACGTCAGCATCGTACAGGCGTAA